The following coding sequences lie in one Monomorium pharaonis isolate MP-MQ-018 chromosome 1, ASM1337386v2, whole genome shotgun sequence genomic window:
- the LOC105840378 gene encoding proteasome subunit alpha type-2, producing MASERYSFSLTTFSPSGKLVQIEYALAAVAAGAPSVGIKALNGVVLATENKHKSILYEEHSVSKVEMITKHIGMVYSGMGPDYRLLVKQARKMAQQYLLVYREPIPTAQLVQRVAMVMQEYTQSGGVRPFGVSLLICGWDNDRPYLFQCDPSGTYFAWKATAMGKNFINGKTFLEKRYSEDLELDDAVHTAILTLKESFEGQMTADNIEVGICDANGFRKLDPSNVKDYLANIP from the exons ATGGCTTCGGAGCGGTACAGTTTTTCATTAACGACCTTTAG TCCATCAGGCAAGTTAGTGCAAATAGAATATGCCTTGGCCGCGGTAGCCGCCGGTGCGCCGAGCGTGGGCATCAAGGCGTTAAACGGCGTCGTCCTCGCCACGGAGAACAAGCACAAGTCCATTCTCTACGAGGAGCATAGCGTTAGCAAGGTCGAAATGATTACGAAGCACATCGGCATGGTGTACAGTGGCATGGGCCCAGATTACAGACTGCTAGTGAAGCAAGCACGTAAAATGGCACAACAGTATCTCCTAGTGTATCGAGAACCCATCCCGACTGCACAGCTCGTGCAACGCGTTGCAATGGTCATGCAAGAGTATACGCAGTCTGG agGTGTCAGACCCTTCGGAGTGTCACTCTTGATTTGCGGTTGGGACAACGACAGGCCGTATCTGTTCCAGTGCGATCCGTCCGGCACGTATTTTGCATGGAAGGCGACCGCGATGggtaaaaatttcattaatggCAAAACGTTCCTCGAGAAAAGGTACAGCGAGGATCTGGAGTTGGACGACGCCGTTCACACCGCCATCCTGACGCTGAAGGAAAGCTTCGAGGGACAGATGACCGCGGACAATATCGAAGTCGGCATTTGTGACGCGAACGGATTTAGAAAGTTAGATCCGTCCAACGTCAAGGATTATCTCGCGAATATTCCCTAA
- the LOC105831592 gene encoding esterase FE4, producing the protein MKRLFVILLSIVVALADDGEQHEVAAPIGKIRGSTMTTRLGKKIYSFRGVRYAEPPTGQQRFQVAIPAADWNNVFDATEEGPSCTALHQENIIEDCLRVNIYTTKLPSESDPVKRPVLVFFHPGAFYLFSGKSSNFGPQYLMDKDIVLVTVNYRLAALGFLSTGDSKAPGNLGLKDQVAALRWVQRNIAAFGGDPDQVTISGYSVGGISVLLHMVSPMSKGLFHRAIMMSGSTILEPYPNDQLYLAKKQAELLDCPTDTTGSMLICLNSKPVENFTESIIKFFEWNYHPILIWTPVVEPEVHDVERFLPEQPYDLIRKGKFHKVPLIAGVTENEFDGVVAFVNEQHELGNDSLVNDLNNDWYRLAPINFMYERDTPRSRNISTELRRFYFGDKPISPDTYDGLAHINTDSIVTYPLYRTVKLIAENSDQPVYFYMNSYRGRYSFVMWNKTTPYGVAHHDDLQYLFYMKIKFPFFENDAPEIPMVELMTNMWSNFAQTGQPVSPALAKNVTWEPYLLEKDNYLEISEESKMKTGFFPDRMQKWDSLFPLNPLK; encoded by the exons ATGAAACGTTTGTTCGTTATCCTCCTAAGCATCGTTGTTGCACTCGCCGACGATGGCGAACAACACGAGGTCGCCGCCCCGATTGGAAAAATTCGCGGTTCCACCATGACCACCAGACTTGGCAAGAAAATCTATTCCTTCCGCGGCGTGAGGTACGCCGAACCGCCGACCGGACAGCAACGTTTTCAA GTCGCAATTCCAGCGGCAGATTGGAACAACGTTTTCGATGCGACCGAAGAAGGACCTTCTTGTACAGCACTACATCAAGAGAATATAATAGAGGATTGTCTCCGTGTGAATATCTACACAACGAAA TTACCATCGGAGAGCGATCCCGTGAAGAGACCCGTACTGGTGTTCTTTCATCCCGGTGCTTTTTACTTATTCTCGGGTAAAAGCTCTAACTTCGGACCTCAGTACTTGATGGACAAAGACATCGTTCTCGTCACCGTCAATTATCGTCTCGCGGCTCTAG GCTTTCTGAGCACCGGCGACTCGAAGGCGCCGGGCAATTTGGGCCTGAAGGATCAAGTAGCGGCGCTTCGATGGGTCCAGAGGAACATAGCCGCATTCGGCGGCGACCCCGACCAAGTCACTATATCCGGCTACAGCGTCGGTGGGATAAGTGTGCTGTTGCACATGGTCTCGCCGATGTCCAAGGGATTGTTCCATCGGGCGATCATGATGAGCGGTTCGACGATCCTAGAACCGTATCCGAACGATCAGTTATACTTGGCGAAGAAACAAGCCGAACTGTTGGATTGCCCAACCGACACTACTGGCTCTATGCTGATCTGCTTGAATTCCAAACCAGTGGAGAACTTCACAGAGTCTATAATCAAGTTCTTT GAGTGGAACTATCATCCAATCTTAATATGGACACCCGTAGTAGAACCTGAGGTTCACGACGTAGAAAGATTTTTACCCGAGCAGCCTTATGATCTTATTAGAAAAGGAAAGTTCCACAAAGTTCCGCTAATTGCAGGAGTTACTGAAAATGAGTTTGATGGCGTGGTTGCCT ttGTTAACGAGCAACACGAACTCGGAAATGATTCGCTAGTGAACGACTTGAATAATGACTGGTACAGACTCGCAccgattaattttatgtacgaACGGGATACACCTCGGTCCAGAAACATAAGTACCGAATTACGACGTTTTTACTTCGGCGACAAACCAATCAGTCCAGATACTTATGACGGTCTTGCACAT atcaACACAGACAGTATAGTTACGTATCCTCTGTATCGTACTGTAAAATTGATCGCAGAAAATAGCGATCAACCCGTTTACTTTTATATGAATTCTTATCGAGGACGATACAGTTTTGTCATGTGGAACAAAACTACACCATAtg GAGTGGCGCATCATGACGATTTGCAATATCTGTTCTatatgaaaatcaaatttccaTTTTTCGAAAACGATGCTCCGGAAATTCCTATGGTGGAACTTATGACAAACATGTGGTCGAATTTCGCTCAAACCGGACAACCAGTGTCTCCAGCTTTGGCAAAAAACGTTACATGGGAGCCATATCTATTAGAAAAGGATAACTATCTAGAAATCTCCGAGGAATCAAAAATGAAGACAGGATTTTTCCCCGATAGAATGCAAAAATGGGATAGTTTATTTCCTTTGAATCCTTTGAAATAG
- the LOC105840377 gene encoding LOW QUALITY PROTEIN: uncharacterized protein LOC105840377 (The sequence of the model RefSeq protein was modified relative to this genomic sequence to represent the inferred CDS: deleted 1 base in 1 codon), translating to MIGDTAQIDRELVDWIDGIPFSRPARNLARDFSDAVLTAEVLKLYYPRYVELHNYAPANSINTKRENWKMLNRKVLVKLDMKLSSDTIHQLANGSQGAIEKLLTKLRMKVLKDGIEIQRSKLKDSSLESHVEGNDSQTSNNYTGDSLLVDDGHLKSSVGGSNKLDSEICETKLSKFTCLKRGFLVLFGWIICFFRIWNIFSYCTLTRFRRRDALPNVTTKRIEDANNESVQRTMYTELKQELREKEEVISTLNHKIAYLESSVKLKDLRISSLAAQILQNAVEMDQSAKSQSFDGARVKLRSRSHNFHESKTN from the exons atgATTGGCGACACGGCGCAGATCGACAGAGAGCTTGTCGATTGGATCGACGGCATTCCGTTTTCGCGACCCGCGAGGAATTTGGCGAGAGACTTCTCGGATGCCG TTCTCACGGCGGAGGTTCTGAAGTTGTACTATCCGCGATACGTGGAGCTTCACAATTATGCTCCGGCAAATAGCATAAACACGAAGCGGGAGAACTGGAAGATGCTGAATCGAAAGGTGCTCGTGAAACTTGACATGAAATTGAGCAGCGACACGATTCATCAATTGGCAAACGGGTCGCAAGGCGCAATCGAGAAGCTCTTAACGAAACTGAGAATGAAAGTTCTGAAGGACGGCATAGAAATTCAACGGTCGAAACTCAAAGACTCATCGCTAGAAAGCCATGTAGAAGGCAACGACTCGCAGACATCAAATAATTAC ACTGGAGACAGCTTGCTTGTTGATGATGGCCATCTTAAATCATCGGTAGGAGGTTCAAACAAGCTCGATAGCGAAATTTGTGAAACTAAACTGTCGAAATTTACGTGTCTCAAACGGGGGTTCCTCGTTCTCTTTGGTTGGATCATTTGTTTCTTTCGTATATGGAACATCTTTAGCTACTGCACACTTACTCGTTTTCGCAGAC GCGACGCGCTCCCGAATGTCACGACGAAAAGGATTGAAGATGCAAACAACGAAAGTGTGCAGCGTACGATGTACACGGAGTTGAAGCAGGAGTTGCGCGAAAAGGAGGAAGTGATAAGCACCTTGAACCACAAGATTGCGTATTTGGAGAGTTCGGTGAAACTTAAGGACCTGCGGATCTCCAGTCTGGCGGCGCAGATCCTGCAAAACGCC GTCGAGATGGACCAATCCGCGAAATCCCAATCGTTCGACGGCGCACGCGTTAAATTACGTTCGCGATCGCACAATTTTCACGAGAGCAAAACGAATTAG
- the LOC105831582 gene encoding melanotransferrin: MWLYTLLLSLCCLALHQIYGQRLNNTITWCTVSESEQNKCTAFSRAVDREIGSFGYSYFSLKCKQAFNKEECMSMLDHEEAQITTLDAGEVFIGGRYHSLVPIMQEVYENGLNYEYAVAVIKKGSLSDVHNLYDLRGKKGCFAGVGTLAGWVIPVNNLMKYGGMEVIDCNNHVKSTIKFFGPSCAVNSLIDKYNPLGDNSDQLCSLCIGKVPGGKCTNQDPYSGYEGAFRCLVEVGEIAFLVHTTVQEMTSTTFDFSSVKKDQFELLCRDGIRRPVDDYRSCNWGTVPSRAIVTSSATNFDMRRKYQRFLEKAVRILHKNKNDTTGFNRFDNNQDSNRFDNTQDSNRFDNNQGFNRFDNNQDSNRFDNNQGFNRFDNNQGFNRFDNNQDNFENRPGYRFGESDYNRSGFRNPNEYNTDNWDRNAYDRSFGGGGGRGGFNPWDRPSLNDTFDYYNRERDRNEPTHVQPIEVFDLYESAPRYGLQHNLMFSDSARDFVQLSEKDQTYTGYLGRSLDHVLGVRHCPVNRMTLCVTSDPEMEKCIKMKIALKAQLLKPELLCHRGHSQINCMQLIRSGIADVTVLDASDVYTAGLQFELIPFISEMYNLDTPEYYVVAVAKEEDDNTDLTYLKNKYTCHTGINTAAGWVYPLAYLISNKWIRGYGCDSVRAAAEYFSKSCVPGALSTEYNIGVPYDNMCDLCHGVSYRYCRRDASEDYFGYTGAFRCLVEGGGDVSFVKHTTVAENTDGKRREFWARNTFTKDFELLCPDGTRRPTADYENCNLGKVAANAIVTRGGYYGYNETQINAYINLFIYAQQFYGRKEQDEFSFSMYYSPSPYSDLIFQDATQQLLVIPPNKREYSAYLGPDFMRARRIVDCNAGASAISYSLFATIIMIMFTFAFGR; the protein is encoded by the exons ATGTGGCTTTATACGTTATTATTATCCCTATGCTGTTTAGCGTTACATCAAATTTACG GCCAACGCCTTAACAACACAATCACGTGGTGCACAGTATCCGAGAGTGAACAGAACAAATGCACAGCCTTCTCCAGGGCAGTTGATCGTGAGATAGGCTCCTTTGGCTACAGCTACTTTTCGCTGAAATGCAAGCAAGCCTTCAATAAAGAGGAATGCATGTCCATGCTGGACCATGAGGAGGCGCAGATAACAACACTAGATGCTGGAGAGGTCTTCATAGGCGGACGATATCACAGTCTTGTACCGATAATGCAGGAAGTCTATGAAAATGgtttaaattatgaatatgCAGTTGCAGTAATTAAGAAAGGCTCTCTGTCCGACGTACACAATCTGTATGATCTTAGAGGCAAGAAGGGCTGTTTTGCTGGTGTTGGAACACTAGCTGGTTGGGTTATTCCTGTTAACAAT CTTATGAAGTATGGAGGAATGGAAGTTATCGACTGCAACAATCATGTAAAGTCAACGATTAAATTCTTTGGACCTAGTTGCGCAGTGAACtcattaattgataaatacaATCCACTCG GTGACAATTCTGACCAGTTGTGCAGTCTGTGCATTGGAAAAGTACCCGGCGGCAAGTGTACAAATCAAGATCCTTACTCGGGATATGAGGGAGCTTTCCGCTGCTTGGTTGAAGTTGGTGAAATTGCCTTCTTGGTGCATACCACTGTACAAGAAATGACTTCGACGACATTTGATTTTA GTTCCGTGAAGAAGGATCAATTTGAACTGCTGTGCAGAGACGGTATCCGTAGACCCGTGGATGATTACAGATCTTGCAACTGGGGCACTGTGCCGTCCCGCGCGATAGTTACGTCTTCGGCGACTAATTTCGACATGCGTCGAAAGTATCAAAGATTTTTAGAGAAGGCCGTTCGGATATTGCACAAGAATAAGAATGACACAACAGGATTCAATCGTTTCGACAATAATCAGGATTCCAATCGTTTCGACAATACTCAGGATTCCAATCGTTTCGACAACAATCAAGGCTTCAATCGTTTTGACAACAATCAAGATTCTAATCGTTTTGACAATAATCAAGGCTTTAATCGTTTCGACAACAATCAAGGCTTCAATCGTTTTGACAACAATCAGGATAATTTCGAAAATCGTCCGGGTTACAGATTTGGCGAAAGTGACTATAATAGAAGTGGCTTTAGGAATCCGAACGAATATAACACAGACAATTGGGATCGTAACGCATACGATCGTAGCTTCGGCGGCGGGGGCGGAAGAGGAGGATTTAACCCATGGGATAGGCCCTCACTCAATGATACATTCGATTACTATAACAGAGAAAGGGATCGCAATGAACCTACACATGTGCAACCGATAGAAGTATTTGATTTATACGAATCGGCGCCTAGATATGGACTGCAGCATAATTTAATGTTCTCT GATTCTGCTCGCGATTTCGTACAATTATCTGAAAAAGATCAAACATACACTGGATACTTAGGAAGGTCTTTAGATCACGTGTTAGGCGTGCGCCACTGTCCTGTAAATCGAATGACATTATGCGTGACATCTGATCCAGAAATGGAAAAATGCATAAAGATGAAG ATCGCTTTGAAAGCCCAGCTTTTGAAACCAGAATTACTTTGTCACAGAGGTCACAGTCAAATAAATTGTATGCAGTTGATAAGAAGCgg aATTGCAGATGTGACTGTACTAGATGCCAGTGATGTCTACACTGCTGGATTGCAGTTTGAACTGATACCATTTATATCcgaaatgtataatttagaTACACCAGAATATTATGTTGTTGCTGTCGCGAAGGAGGAGGATGACAATACGGATCTAACATAtcttaaaaacaaatacacTTGTCATACTGGAATCAATACGGCTGCGGGATGGGTTTATCCACTGGCATATCTCATTTCCAACAAATGGATCAGAGGATATGGTTGCGATTCTGTGCGCGCCGCCGCCGAATACTTCAGCAAGTCTTGTGTACCGGGCGCGCTCAGTACCGAATATAATATAG gcGTGCCTTACGATAATATGTGTGATTTGTGTCACGGGGTGAGTTACCGATATTGCCGAAGAGACGCTTCAGAGGATTACTTTGGATACACAGGTGCTTTTAGATGTCTAGTGGAGGGAGGTGGCGATGTGTCCTTCGTGAAACATACAACGGTCGCAGAGAACACTGATGGCAAGCGCAGGGAGTTCTGGGCGCGCAATACCTTTACGAAAGATTTCGAGTTGCTGTGCCCGGATGGTACGCGTCGACCAACTGCAGATTATGAGAATTGCAACCTAGGCAAAGTCGCCGCTAATGCTATAGTCACGCGCGGTGGTTATTATGGCTACAATGAGACGCAGATCAACGCATATATCAATCTATTTATATACGCACAACAGTTCTATGGTCGAAAAGAACAGGACGAGTTTAGCTTTAGCATGTATTATAGTCCATCGCCTTATAGCGATCTCATTTTTCAAGATGCCACTCAGCAGCTGTTAGTAATCCCGCCAAATAAGCGAGAGTATAGCGCGTATCTTGGACCAGATTTTATGAGAGCTAGGAGAATCGTAGATTGCAATGCAGGCGCATCAGCGATAAGCTACTCGTTATtcgctacgataattatgatTATGTTTACTTTCGCATTTGGTAGATAA
- the LOC105840379 gene encoding LOW QUALITY PROTEIN: retinol dehydrogenase 14 (The sequence of the model RefSeq protein was modified relative to this genomic sequence to represent the inferred CDS: deleted 1 base in 1 codon): MILNSIPCTTLLYWIAAIVFGGAILLLVGLRLYVICTLGICKSKNRMDGKTVIITGCTSGIGKETVKDLAKRGARIIMACRNTDTANQLKDEIVKESKNSNIVVRKLDLSSLQSVREFALQINQEETRLDVLIHNAGTAETFRKKVTEDGLEQTMATNYFGPFLLTHLLIDLLKRSKPSRIIVVASSLYRLACLNLNNINPTSTLPAYLYYVSKYADIVFTLELARRLEGSGVTANCLHPGMIDSGIWRSVPAPLSWGLNPIIKAFFKTPEQGAQTTIHLAVSNELNGISGKYFMDCAEHELSNAVKDPSKGKKLWELSEPLVKLQLSDPKI; this comes from the exons ATGATATTGAATAGCATTCCTTGCACAACGCTGCTTTACTGGATTGCAGCTATTGTGTTTGGTGGTGCGATATTGCTCCTAGTGGGCCTTCGTCTGTACGTTATCTGTACTTTAGGCATTTGCAAGAGCAAAAACCGAATGGATGGTAAAACCGTAATAATCACCGGATGTACTTCCGGTATTGGGAAGGAGACAGTGAAGGATCTCGCCAAAAGAGGCGCGAGAATTATCATGGCATGCAGAAACACGGATACTGCTAATCAGTTGAAAG ATGAGATTGTGAAAGAATCAAAGAATAGCAATATCGTGGTTCGCAAATTGGATTTGTCATCATTGCAATCGGTCAGAGAATTTGCGCTACAGATAAATCAAGAGGAGACCAGATTAGACGTGTTGATCCATAATGCCGGAACTGCGGAGACTTTCAGGAAAAAAGTTACGGAAGATGGATTAGAACAAACTATGGCTACTAATTATTTTGGGCCATTTTTATTGACGCATCTTTTAATCG ATTTATTGAAACGATCGAAACCAAGTCGTATCATAGTGGTAGCGTCATCGCTCTATCGACTAGCGTGTTTAAATCTCAATAATATCAATCCAACATCGACCTTGCCGGCGTATTTGTATTACGTGTCAAAGTACGCGGATATAGTTTTCACGTTGGAGTTGGCGCGACGTTTGGAGGGCTCGGGAGTGACGGCAAATTGCTTGCATCCCGGAATGATAGACAGCGGAATCTGGCGAAGCGTACCCGCTCCGTTATCCTGGGGCTTAAATCCT ATAATTAAGGCTTTCTTCAAAACGCCTGAGCAAGGCGCGCAGACAACTATTCATCTTGCAGTTTCTAATGAACTTAACGGGATTTCAGGAAAATACTTCATGGATTGTGCC GAACATGAATTATCGAATGCTGTGAAGGATCCTTCTAAAGGTAAAAAATTATGGGAACTAAGCGAGCCTTTAGTGAAATTGCAACTATCAGATCCTAAGATATAA
- the LOC118648897 gene encoding uncharacterized protein LOC118648897, with the protein MNSDTQPTNTSNYEKQKELNTQINNSDDLQVTGQIFGNLNQSTEQKQKLDSNLTSTSHISPLSTRYIAGNKHQTYKLVDSKQVSGFQFDKKAFLLDTYARIAASNYRRYPKRIRELAKPKKQAHHSDQDDIAVNFTLNYGRVTKTYRTEDKRN; encoded by the exons ATGAATAGTGACACTCAACCAACGAACACGTCTAATtacgaaaaacaaaaagaacttaacacacaaattaataattctgatGATCTTCAG GTAACCGGCCAAATATTTGGTAATCTGAATCAGTctactgaacaaaaacagaaattaGATTCTAATTTAACATCGACATCCCATATCTCGCCTTTATCTACAAGATATATAGCAG GTAACAAGCATCAAACCTACAAATTAGTGGACAGCAAACAAGTCTCGggatttcaatttgataagaAGGCATTTCTTCTCGATACTTACGCCCGTATTGCTGCTAGCAATTACAGACGTTATCCTAAACGAATACGCGAACTTGCTAAACCAAAGAAACAAGCTCATCATAGCGATCAAGACGACATTGCTGTGAATTTTACTCTAAACTACGGCCGTGTAACCAAGACTTACCGTACGGAAGACAAAcgcaattaa